A genomic window from Wolbachia pipientis includes:
- the rpsE gene encoding 30S ribosomal protein S5: protein MAIKNLQNNNDLSELLVSVRRVTTVTKGGRRFSFSILVVVGDEKGRVGCGIGKHAEVAEARVKAVNAAKKSMIRVYLREGRTLHHDIKAKFCSGEIVLRTARVGTGIIAGGAIRSVFEVLGIKDVVAKSTRSNNPHNVICAVFKAFDSMLSPRQVASKRGKKISEIVGNR from the coding sequence ATGGCTATAAAGAATTTACAAAATAATAATGATTTATCAGAGCTTTTAGTTTCGGTACGAAGAGTGACAACGGTTACCAAAGGTGGTAGAAGATTTTCATTTTCAATTTTGGTTGTTGTTGGCGATGAAAAGGGCAGGGTAGGATGTGGAATAGGTAAGCACGCAGAAGTTGCTGAAGCAAGAGTCAAAGCTGTAAATGCTGCAAAGAAATCGATGATTAGAGTGTACTTGCGTGAAGGTAGAACTTTGCATCATGATATTAAAGCTAAATTTTGTTCTGGTGAGATAGTTTTAAGAACCGCAAGAGTTGGAACAGGTATTATTGCTGGTGGAGCGATTAGATCAGTTTTTGAGGTGTTAGGTATAAAGGATGTGGTAGCTAAATCTACTAGATCAAATAATCCTCATAACGTTATATGTGCGGTGTTTAAGGCTTTTGATAGTATGTTATCTCCTCGTCAGGTAGCAAGCAAAAGAGGCAAAAAAATTAGCGAGATAGTTGGAAACAGGTAA
- a CDS encoding nucleoside monophosphate kinase, translating into MIITIFGPPGSGKGTQSSLLIAKYNLKLISVGDLLRNIISDGSELGKKIKGTVESGNLIQDEIICGLLHDQLALMDDNCLLDGFPRNLNQAHFLTQVLQEKYNRDVDIVIELQLDDNIAIDRLKNRLACLDCKSIYSVSSFKSTTCAKCKSTRLEKRIDDADMSAINKRISEYHLQMKGLREYYKGKLLTIDANLSVDEVTQEIESKISCNLV; encoded by the coding sequence ATGATCATTACGATTTTTGGTCCTCCAGGTTCTGGTAAAGGTACTCAGTCAAGCTTGTTAATAGCAAAATATAATTTAAAATTAATTTCAGTGGGAGATTTATTAAGGAATATTATATCTGATGGCAGTGAGTTAGGTAAAAAAATAAAGGGTACCGTGGAATCTGGTAATTTAATTCAAGATGAAATTATATGTGGATTATTGCATGACCAGCTTGCATTAATGGATGATAATTGCTTATTAGATGGTTTTCCGAGAAATTTAAACCAGGCTCATTTTTTGACTCAAGTTTTGCAAGAAAAATATAATAGGGATGTTGATATTGTAATTGAACTGCAGCTTGACGATAATATTGCAATCGATAGATTAAAAAATCGTCTCGCGTGTTTGGACTGTAAAAGCATATATAGTGTATCTTCTTTTAAGAGTACTACTTGTGCTAAATGTAAAAGTACGAGGTTAGAGAAAAGAATTGATGATGCTGATATGTCTGCAATTAATAAGAGAATAAGTGAATATCACCTTCAAATGAAAGGTTTACGCGAGTATTATAAAGGCAAATTATTAACAATTGACGCTAATTTGAGTGTTGATGAGGTAACGCAAGAGATTGAAAGTAAAATTTCTTGTAATTTGGTTTGA
- the rpsN gene encoding 30S ribosomal protein S14, with the protein MAKKSMIERNLRRIKLCDQYKEKREKLKSIINNKNLSIVERFTAQNKLIKKLPRNSSKTKIRNRCALTGRPRGVYRKFGLCRIVLRDLCSFGQVPGVTKSSW; encoded by the coding sequence ATGGCAAAAAAATCTATGATAGAAAGAAATCTTCGCAGAATAAAGCTGTGCGATCAATATAAAGAAAAAAGAGAGAAATTGAAATCTATAATAAATAATAAGAATTTGTCTATTGTAGAAAGGTTTACAGCTCAAAATAAATTAATTAAAAAATTGCCTAGAAATTCTTCTAAAACCAAAATTAGAAATAGGTGTGCTTTAACTGGGAGACCAAGAGGAGTATATAGAAAATTTGGTTTATGTAGAATTGTTTTGCGTGATTTATGTTCTTTTGGGCAAGTTCCAGGAGTTACAAAGTCTAGTTGGTAA
- the rplE gene encoding 50S ribosomal protein L5, with the protein MFKELYKDSIVKSLKDKFNYSNIMQVPKLVKVCINMGVGDAATDSKAINEPLDSLYLIAGQKPLSTFAKKSISGFKIRKGATVGCKVTLRRDKMYEFLERLIYIALPREKDFRGFSVKQFDGNGNFSFGIKEHISFLEIDYDKISKIRGMDINIITSVVSDKEAKELLLALKFPFFD; encoded by the coding sequence ATGTTTAAAGAATTGTATAAAGATAGCATAGTAAAGTCCTTAAAGGATAAGTTTAATTACAGCAATATAATGCAAGTGCCTAAACTTGTCAAGGTGTGTATCAATATGGGCGTTGGAGATGCTGCTACAGATAGTAAAGCAATAAATGAACCACTTGATAGCCTATATTTGATTGCTGGGCAGAAGCCTTTATCAACTTTTGCAAAAAAATCTATTTCTGGCTTCAAGATCAGAAAAGGTGCTACAGTAGGTTGCAAAGTAACTTTGCGTAGAGATAAAATGTATGAGTTTTTAGAAAGATTGATATATATTGCTTTGCCAAGGGAAAAAGATTTTAGAGGATTTAGTGTGAAGCAATTTGACGGTAATGGTAATTTTTCCTTTGGTATAAAGGAACATATCTCGTTTTTAGAAATAGACTATGATAAAATAAGTAAAATTAGAGGTATGGATATTAACATTATAACAAGTGTAGTTAGTGATAAGGAAGCAAAGGAATTATTACTGGCTCTTAAATTTCCTTTTTTTGATTAA
- the secY gene encoding preprotein translocase subunit SecY codes for MGNKSAFNSLDPTLLYKGDLLKRIFFTLIALICYRLGTYVPIPGINLDVINDIFPKEGSGVFGVFNLFSGGALARMTILALNVMPYIMASIIIQLLSSAIKGMKEVKNDGESGRRKMNSYIRYLTIVICVFQSIPILVGLEGMNREGVLVVIEPGVMFRTIGVFSLLGGTMLLIWLGERISASGIGNGISLIIFTGIISELHSALSSLLTLNKNGSVSLFIILFVLVLFFLLLALVIFVESSYRKVIVQHPKKQFKRLHNDDFTYIPLKINLSGVVPTIFANAILLTPISIANFYKGHAFSDFILNYFMANKVVYIVAYLVLIVFFNFFYTNFIFNPEENADFLKKNGGFIPGRRPGKHTSDYLQDIVFKLTFIGSAYLVVICTVPEVMRYYYDIPFIFGGTSLLIIVNVITDTIMQIQSYIFSNRYDSWIKKYESKTRKVR; via the coding sequence ATGGGCAATAAATCCGCATTTAATAGCTTGGATCCTACGTTGTTATATAAAGGCGATTTATTAAAACGTATATTTTTTACGCTAATAGCTTTAATTTGCTATCGCTTGGGTACTTATGTGCCTATTCCTGGAATTAATCTTGATGTAATTAATGATATATTTCCAAAAGAGGGCTCAGGTGTTTTTGGAGTATTTAATTTATTTTCTGGTGGTGCATTGGCTAGAATGACAATTCTAGCATTGAACGTTATGCCATATATAATGGCTTCTATCATTATTCAGTTGCTTTCTTCTGCGATTAAAGGAATGAAGGAAGTTAAGAATGATGGAGAGTCAGGCCGTAGAAAGATGAATTCTTATATACGCTACCTGACCATAGTAATTTGTGTATTTCAATCAATTCCAATTTTGGTTGGATTGGAAGGGATGAATAGGGAAGGGGTATTGGTTGTAATCGAACCTGGTGTTATGTTTCGTACAATAGGTGTTTTCAGCCTTTTAGGTGGAACTATGCTTTTAATATGGCTTGGTGAACGAATCAGTGCTAGCGGTATAGGCAATGGTATCTCATTAATCATTTTCACGGGTATAATATCAGAGTTACACAGCGCTTTGTCATCTCTGTTAACGTTAAATAAAAACGGTAGCGTATCGTTATTTATTATCCTTTTTGTTTTGGTATTGTTTTTTTTGCTGCTAGCCTTAGTCATTTTTGTAGAGTCTTCTTATAGAAAAGTTATTGTTCAACATCCTAAAAAACAATTTAAAAGATTACATAATGACGATTTTACTTATATTCCATTGAAGATTAATTTATCTGGTGTAGTACCAACCATTTTTGCTAATGCAATTTTATTGACACCTATTTCAATTGCAAATTTCTATAAGGGGCACGCTTTTTCTGATTTTATTTTAAATTACTTTATGGCAAATAAAGTAGTATATATTGTAGCCTATTTGGTGCTGATAGTATTTTTTAATTTTTTCTATACCAATTTTATATTTAATCCAGAGGAAAACGCAGATTTTCTTAAAAAAAATGGTGGTTTTATACCTGGTAGAAGGCCTGGGAAACATACTTCTGATTACCTTCAAGATATAGTTTTTAAGTTGACATTCATTGGCTCTGCGTATTTGGTAGTCATATGTACTGTACCTGAAGTTATGAGATATTATTATGATATACCATTTATTTTTGGTGGGACGAGTTTACTGATTATAGTGAACGTTATTACTGATACTATTATGCAAATACAATCTTATATTTTTTCGAATAGGTACGATAGCTGGATAAAGAAATATGAGTCTAAAACGAGGAAAGTAAGATGA
- the rpsM gene encoding 30S ribosomal protein S13 → MARIAGINIPVRKCVPFALTYIYGIGIATANVICHACEVDKRKRVSELRDEDIEKISSFIRQNYVIEGELRKEVAMNIKSLVEMGCYRGVRHRKGLPVRGQRTHTNAKTRKGRSRLPIAGKK, encoded by the coding sequence GTGGCACGTATTGCAGGCATAAATATTCCAGTGAGGAAATGTGTTCCTTTTGCATTAACTTATATATATGGTATAGGTATTGCTACTGCGAATGTAATTTGTCACGCTTGTGAAGTTGATAAGCGCAAACGTGTTTCAGAATTACGAGATGAAGATATAGAAAAGATCAGCAGTTTCATTAGACAAAATTATGTTATAGAAGGTGAGCTCAGGAAAGAAGTGGCTATGAACATAAAATCTTTAGTGGAAATGGGATGCTATAGAGGAGTGAGACATAGAAAAGGTTTACCTGTGAGAGGGCAAAGGACTCATACTAATGCTAAGACTCGTAAAGGTAGATCTCGGTTGCCTATTGCTGGGAAAAAATAA
- the rplR gene encoding 50S ribosomal protein L18, with the protein MRRLYNFLSNYEKRKLRNRAKLDKSAERSRISIFKSNRHFYVQLINDVKGVTLTSASTLDAKIKDVCKGKVNAETIKQVSSLVIERLSGLKLEQKLVFDRGAYKYTGLVSQFAEALRSSGFEF; encoded by the coding sequence ATGAGAAGGTTATATAATTTTTTAAGTAACTATGAAAAAAGGAAGTTGCGTAATAGAGCGAAGCTTGACAAGAGCGCTGAACGTTCGCGTATATCCATATTTAAATCTAATAGGCATTTTTATGTCCAGTTAATTAATGATGTAAAAGGAGTAACTCTCACTTCAGCTTCTACTTTGGATGCTAAAATTAAGGATGTATGTAAAGGAAAAGTCAATGCTGAAACTATAAAACAGGTTTCTTCTTTAGTGATTGAGCGCTTATCTGGTCTGAAATTAGAACAAAAGCTAGTATTTGATCGTGGAGCGTATAAATATACAGGATTAGTTTCTCAATTTGCTGAGGCTTTAAGAAGTTCTGGATTTGAGTTTTAG
- the rpsH gene encoding 30S ribosomal protein S8 — MALSDSIGDFLTRIRNAQLAMHRTTRVLFSKVNSSILKVLKDEGYILDYEKQVVDNLPSFIVKLKYYEKSPVISDIVRVSKPGCRCYSKYKDISKAYNGLGIFIISTPKGVMTDYNAHKLKVGGEVLCRVF, encoded by the coding sequence GTGGCGTTATCTGATAGTATTGGTGATTTTTTAACAAGGATACGTAATGCTCAATTGGCAATGCATAGAACAACAAGAGTGTTGTTTTCTAAAGTGAATTCTTCTATACTAAAGGTTTTAAAAGATGAAGGGTATATCCTTGATTATGAAAAGCAAGTTGTAGATAATTTACCTTCTTTCATTGTAAAATTGAAGTATTATGAGAAGTCACCTGTAATTAGTGACATAGTTAGGGTGTCAAAGCCTGGTTGTCGTTGTTATTCTAAGTATAAGGACATTTCTAAAGCATATAATGGTCTTGGTATTTTTATTATATCGACACCCAAAGGAGTGATGACTGATTATAATGCACATAAGTTAAAGGTTGGAGGAGAAGTTTTGTGTCGTGTGTTTTAA
- the rplF gene encoding 50S ribosomal protein L6, which yields MSRIGAAPINIPAGISVEYNNGRMLIKSAKAEKELSLISDVVCRIVDNQLLLSVDQDKDDYDEIKPMWGTYRSNINSIINGMVDGFSVNLEINGVGYKAECDGKYLTLYLGYSHNVKYKVPKDIEIKCIKPTHLVVSGMDKQKVYMVASDICRIRKYDPYKGKGIVIKGKFMLRKVVSKKK from the coding sequence ATGTCTCGTATAGGTGCTGCTCCTATCAATATTCCTGCTGGTATTTCAGTTGAATATAATAATGGTAGGATGTTAATAAAGAGTGCTAAGGCTGAAAAAGAGCTTAGCTTAATCAGTGATGTTGTGTGCCGGATTGTTGATAATCAGCTACTCCTTTCTGTGGATCAAGATAAAGATGATTATGATGAAATAAAGCCTATGTGGGGCACTTATAGGAGTAATATTAATAGTATCATCAACGGCATGGTTGATGGTTTTTCTGTTAATCTTGAGATTAACGGTGTGGGATATAAGGCAGAGTGTGATGGTAAGTATTTGACTTTGTATCTTGGTTATAGCCATAATGTAAAATATAAAGTGCCTAAAGATATTGAGATTAAGTGTATAAAGCCAACTCACTTAGTAGTTAGTGGTATGGATAAGCAAAAAGTCTATATGGTGGCATCTGATATATGCAGGATTAGGAAGTATGATCCTTATAAAGGTAAGGGTATTGTAATAAAGGGTAAATTTATGTTGCGTAAAGTTGTAAGTAAAAAGAAGTAA
- the rplQ gene encoding 50S ribosomal protein L17: MKHGIKKRKLSRCTEHRLSTLKNLSISLINHEQIVTTLPKAKELRPYVEKFITIAKNKNTLHGRRLLLSRLHNSKLAVDKLLNVLASRYQDRKGGYSRIIKFSTRKGDCASMAVIELVNRDIAARGKVYSKNREGGKVVTQS; this comes from the coding sequence ATGAAACATGGAATAAAAAAACGTAAGCTATCTCGTTGCACTGAACATAGATTATCGACATTAAAGAATTTATCTATCTCATTAATTAACCATGAGCAGATTGTAACTACTTTACCAAAAGCTAAGGAACTTCGTCCATATGTCGAAAAGTTTATTACAATTGCTAAGAATAAGAATACTTTACATGGTAGAAGACTTTTGCTTTCACGCCTTCATAATAGTAAGTTAGCAGTTGATAAGTTATTAAACGTCTTAGCCAGCCGTTATCAAGATCGTAAAGGTGGGTATTCTAGAATAATAAAATTTAGCACTCGAAAGGGTGATTGCGCTTCAATGGCAGTAATAGAATTGGTTAATAGGGATATTGCAGCAAGAGGTAAGGTTTATAGTAAAAATAGAGAAGGAGGCAAAGTAGTTACACAAAGTTAA
- the rplN gene encoding 50S ribosomal protein L14: protein MIQKNTLLEVADNSGARAVLCIGLLGGRKSASIGDTVIVSTKSITPRGKVEKGKVYRAVVVRVKSPIRKSDGSVIRFSSNAVVLINDQGEPLGTRVFGPVKKLLSGSFMKIMSLAVEVL from the coding sequence ATGATTCAAAAAAATACATTGTTGGAAGTAGCTGATAATTCTGGTGCGCGTGCAGTACTTTGTATTGGTTTATTGGGTGGTAGAAAGTCTGCATCTATAGGTGACACAGTTATTGTATCTACTAAATCTATTACTCCAAGAGGGAAGGTTGAGAAGGGAAAAGTATATAGAGCAGTTGTGGTAAGGGTGAAAAGCCCTATTAGAAAATCTGATGGTTCTGTAATTCGTTTTTCTAGCAATGCTGTAGTTTTGATTAACGATCAAGGTGAACCACTTGGCACTCGGGTATTTGGTCCGGTAAAAAAGTTATTGTCTGGTTCTTTTATGAAGATAATGTCATTAGCTGTTGAGGTTTTATAA
- the rplX gene encoding 50S ribosomal protein L24: MMSAKIKSGDDVIVLTGRDKGKIGKVIKVVACDAKKKVIVSGVNVHKRHTKPKAGSSGGILNKELAIDISNVATLDPKYKTPTRVGFKVIDGRKVRFAKISGEVID, from the coding sequence ATAATGAGTGCTAAAATAAAAAGTGGTGACGACGTTATAGTTTTAACTGGTAGAGATAAGGGAAAAATTGGTAAAGTGATTAAAGTTGTGGCATGTGATGCTAAAAAGAAAGTAATTGTTTCTGGGGTAAATGTACATAAGAGACACACTAAACCAAAAGCTGGTAGTAGTGGTGGTATATTAAATAAAGAGTTAGCTATTGATATATCCAACGTTGCAACATTGGACCCTAAATATAAAACTCCAACTAGAGTGGGGTTTAAGGTTATAGACGGTAGAAAAGTGCGTTTTGCAAAAATTTCTGGAGAAGTGATAGATTAG
- the rplO gene encoding 50S ribosomal protein L15 translates to MNNAVKLNSIFTKLSKKKKPKLLGRGIGCGKGKTSGRGHKGQKARSGVSINGFEGGQQSIYTRLPKRGFKPIRRNIYSIINVGDIRRLMEAKKIVKDSVIDKERLYKLGFIKSIKDKIKLLNKGKLSEKFVFHVDFASEAAKKSIASVGGSVEILS, encoded by the coding sequence ATGAATAATGCTGTAAAATTAAACTCTATATTTACTAAGTTATCTAAGAAAAAGAAGCCTAAGTTGCTGGGTAGAGGTATCGGTTGTGGTAAAGGTAAAACATCCGGTAGAGGGCATAAAGGGCAGAAGGCTAGAAGTGGAGTTTCCATAAACGGTTTTGAGGGTGGACAACAGTCTATATATACTCGTTTGCCTAAAAGAGGTTTTAAGCCTATACGTAGGAACATATATTCTATAATTAATGTTGGCGATATACGGCGCTTAATGGAAGCTAAAAAAATAGTGAAAGACTCTGTTATAGATAAGGAGAGACTGTATAAATTAGGTTTTATAAAGTCTATTAAGGATAAAATTAAACTTCTTAATAAAGGTAAGTTGAGCGAAAAATTTGTGTTTCATGTTGATTTTGCGTCAGAAGCTGCAAAAAAATCTATAGCTTCAGTTGGTGGTAGTGTGGAAATACTATCGTAA